In Camelina sativa cultivar DH55 chromosome 16, Cs, whole genome shotgun sequence, a single window of DNA contains:
- the LOC104750112 gene encoding uncharacterized protein LOC104750112: MGNCQAVDAAALVLQHPDGKIDRYYGPISVSEVMRMYPGHYVSLIIPLPETSIPATTTATTKTEDKSAERRVVRFTRVKLLRPTENLVLGHAYRLITSQEVMKVLRAKKYAKTKKHQSETTTREKKKPSPEKKIDEESDNKNQNLETKDEKQRSVLTSSASSKSKTWRPSLQSISEATS, translated from the exons ATGGGGAATTGTCAAGCGGTGGATGCGGCAGCGTTAGTTCTACAACATCCTGATGGCAAGATCGATAGATATTACGGTCCTATATCCGTTAGTGAAGTCATGCGTATGTATCCTGGTCACTACGTTTCTCTTATCATCCCTTTGCCGGAGACAAGTATACCGGCCACCACGACGGCAACGACGAAGACAGAGGATAAGAGTGCTGAGAGAAGGGTTGTGAGGTTCACGCGCGTGAAACTTCTCCGACCAACCGAGAATCTTGTACTTGGTCATGCTTATCGTCTCATCACTTCAcaag AGGTTATGAAGGTTTTGAGAGCCAAGAAGTACGCAAAGACAAAGAAGCATCAGAGTGAAACGACGactagagagaagaagaagccatcaccagagaagaagattgatgaagaaTCCGATAACAAGAATCAGAATCTG gaAACGAAAGATGAGAAGCAACGTTCAGTGTTAACGAGTTCAGCATCGTCGAAATCAAAAACATGGAGGCCATCATTGCAGAGCATCTCTGAAGCTACGAGTTGA
- the LOC104750113 gene encoding uncharacterized protein LOC104750113 isoform X2: MAASTVPLPCFKLHHQPYLLHGCNYSSNQTLLRFNFSPPKPLYISSSRRFRVLPETITAKLEEEEDHGVMDLYATLPKQKWMLHLNRLTDLSWRVGRFE, encoded by the exons ATGGCAGCATCAACGGTACCACTTCCTTGCTTCAAACTCCATCATCAACCCTATCTCCTCCATGGCTGCAACTACTCATCTAATCAAACACTCCTCAGATTCAACTTTTCACCTCCAAAACCTCTATACATCTCTAGCTCCCGGCGATTCAGAGTCCTGCCAGAGACCATCACCGCCAAATTAGAAGAGGAA GAAGATCACGGGGTTATGGATTTGTATGCTACTCTTCCAAAGCAGAAATGGATGCTGCACTTGAATCGCTTGACGGATTTGAGCTGGAGGGTCGGGAGATTCGAGTGA
- the LOC104750113 gene encoding RNA-binding protein CP31B, chloroplastic-like isoform X1, with the protein MAASTVPLPCFKLHHQPYLLHGCNYSSNQTLLRFNFSPPKPLYISSSRRFRVLPETITAKLEEEVKDEEKDQAAGDLDPPAAVNTKLYFGNLPYNVDSATLAQIIQDFANPELVEVLYNRDTGQSRGFAFVTMRNVEDCNIIIDNLDGTEYLGRALKVNFADKPKPNKEPLYPETKHKLFIGNLSWTVTSESLAGAFRECGDVVGARVVYDGDTGRSRGYGFVCYSSKAEMDAALESLDGFELEGREIRVNLAQGKKF; encoded by the exons ATGGCAGCATCAACGGTACCACTTCCTTGCTTCAAACTCCATCATCAACCCTATCTCCTCCATGGCTGCAACTACTCATCTAATCAAACACTCCTCAGATTCAACTTTTCACCTCCAAAACCTCTATACATCTCTAGCTCCCGGCGATTCAGAGTCCTGCCAGAGACCATCACCGCCAAATTAGAAGAGGAAGTGAAGGATGAGGAGAAGGATCAGGCAGCTGGTGATCTTGATCCTCCTGCAGCTGTTAACACTAAGCTCTACTTTGGGAACTTGCCTTACAATGTTGACAGTGCAACTCTGGCTCAAATCATTCAAGATTTCGCTAACCCTGAGCTTGTTGAGGTTCTTTACAACAGAGACACAGGACAGAGTCGTGGATTCGCCTTTGTAACGATGAGAAATGTCGAAGATTGTAACATCATCATCGATAACCTCGATGGAACT GAGTATCTTGGTCGGGCTTTGAAGGTGAACTTTGCTGACAAACCAAAGCCTAACAAAGAACCTCTGTATCCAGAGACAAAGCATAAGCTGTTTATTGGTAACTTGTCGTGGACTGTAACTTCTGAGTCATTAGCTGGAGCGTTTAGAGAGTGTGGAGATGTGGTTGGTGCTAGAGTTGTGTATGATGGAGATACAGGAAGATCACGGGGTTATGGATTTGTATGCTACTCTTCCAAAGCAGAAATGGATGCTGCACTTGAATCGCTTGACGGATTTGAGCTGGAGGGTCGGGAGATTCGAGTGAACCTGGCTCAAGGCAAGAAATTTTGA
- the LOC104753463 gene encoding uncharacterized protein LOC104753463: protein MTSSGNTSPSTGEVIYPNTTALFNENTANVTKLHDTNYLMWSLHIHALIDGYELSGYLDGSVPPPSPTVTQNDTTKPNPDFAFWKRQDRLFYNALLGAMTTSVQPLVSRATTTAEAWTTLTDTFAKASRNHFKQIKDQIKAWTKGNKSIDEYVRGLTKLFDELAILGKPMDHEDQIEKILAGLPDDYKPVANQIKGKDSPPTITEVHERLRNREVTLRAAASPTPFPASANVAQYQR, encoded by the coding sequence ATGACATCGTCTGGTAACACCTCCCCTTCAACCGGTGAAGTTATCTACCCCAACACCACCGCACTTTTCAATGAAAACACTGCTAACGTTACCAAGCTTCATGACACCAACTATCTCATGTGGAGTCTGCATATCCATGCTTTAATTGATGGCTATGAACTTTCTGGTTATCTCGATGGATCTGTCCCTCCCCCGTCTCCCACCGTCACGCAGAACGACACGACCAAGCCAAATCCTGACTTTGCCTTTTGGAAACGCCAAGATCGCCTCTTCTACAATGCACTTCTCGGTGCTATGACGACATCTGTTCAGCCGCTGGTGTCTCGTGCTACCACTACTGCTGAAGCCTGGACCACTCTCACTGATACATTCGCCAAAGCTAGCCGCAACCACTTCAagcaaatcaaagatcaaatcaAGGCTTGGACTAAAGGTAACAAATCTATTGACGAATATGTTCGTGGACTAACTAAGTTGTTTGATGAACTTGCTATCCTTGGGAAACCAATGGATCATGAGGACCAAATTGAGAAGATCCTTGCTGGTCTTCCTGATGACTACAAGCCGGTTGCTAACCAGATCAAGGGTAAAGACTCTCCTCCCACCATCACTGAAGTTCACGAACGCCTACGCAACCGTGAAGTAACACTCCGTGCTGCTGCTTCTCCTACACCATTTCCAGCCTCTGCCAATGTTGCTCAGTATCAACGTTAA